The Dehalococcoidia bacterium genome has a window encoding:
- the cofD gene encoding 2-phospho-L-lactate transferase: protein MNVTVLAGGVGAARFLEGLVQVMPQEDITVISNIGDDEDFFGLRVSPDIDIVIYTLAHAVDAEQGWGLAGETYNALGALKRFGYDTWFNLGDADLATLAHRTQMLHKGASLSDATRSIAEAFGLDMTILPVTDDRVRTMVMTDAGELSFQEYFVKRRTQDDVVSVRFDGIDVARPAPGVLPAILTADVIAVAPSNPVVSIGPLLAVRGVRDALNQTTARVIGISPIVGGKTIKGPADRMMASLGIEPSAAGVARAYADFLEVLVIDEVDRALAPEVEAAGVRAVVAQTIMRGPDEKRALAEVTLGAVQ, encoded by the coding sequence GTGAACGTCACCGTGCTGGCCGGCGGCGTCGGGGCGGCGCGCTTCCTCGAAGGCCTTGTGCAGGTCATGCCGCAGGAAGACATCACCGTCATCTCGAACATCGGCGACGACGAGGACTTCTTCGGGCTGCGCGTGTCGCCGGACATCGACATCGTCATCTACACGCTTGCCCACGCCGTCGATGCGGAGCAGGGCTGGGGGCTCGCCGGCGAGACGTACAACGCGCTTGGCGCGCTCAAGCGCTTCGGGTACGACACGTGGTTCAACCTCGGCGACGCCGACCTGGCGACGCTCGCGCATCGCACGCAGATGCTGCACAAGGGTGCGTCGCTTTCGGACGCGACGCGCTCGATCGCGGAAGCGTTCGGACTGGACATGACGATCCTGCCCGTCACCGACGACCGCGTGCGCACGATGGTCATGACGGACGCCGGCGAGTTGTCGTTCCAGGAGTACTTCGTGAAGCGCCGCACCCAGGACGACGTGGTGAGCGTGCGCTTCGACGGCATCGACGTCGCGCGGCCGGCACCCGGCGTGCTGCCCGCGATCCTCACCGCCGATGTCATCGCGGTCGCGCCGAGCAACCCGGTCGTCAGCATCGGGCCGCTGCTGGCGGTGCGCGGCGTCCGTGACGCGCTGAACCAGACGACGGCGCGCGTCATTGGCATCAGCCCGATCGTCGGCGGCAAGACGATCAAGGGGCCGGCGGACCGCATGATGGCCTCGCTCGGCATCGAGCCCAGCGCGGCGGGCGTGGCGAGAGCCTACGCGGATTTCCTGGAGGTGCTCGTGATCGACGAGGTCGACCGCGCCCTGGCGCCGGAAGTCGAAGCGGCGGGCGTGCGCGCCGTCGTCGCGCAGACGATCATGCGCGGGCCGGACGAAAAGCGCGCGCTGGCCGAAGTCACGCTCGGCGCGGTTCAATGA